One window of the Endomicrobium proavitum genome contains the following:
- a CDS encoding beta-ketoacyl-[acyl-carrier-protein] synthase family protein, producing MKIIVSGCGCICALGNNIVEITKNLFVGNSAPSIVCERLKSSYCAQYPVFQVSKEILAQKKEDESYSYLFLRKSLQEAIEKAGLQISDLKNARIGVCIGTTVDVSFNCFDFYKELKTAKNPPLEPLDKYIHYSTAKEVLKQLGLNGISQTVVTACASGTDAIGIGAEWIENSMCDVVIAGGCDELNMIPYTGFIKLMVASKELCKPFDKNRAGINLGEGAGIVIMESREFAAKRNAKKIGAVLGYGNACDGYHTTSPEPSGRGLRKALNFALRQSNIKFENIAFINAHATGTQDNDMAEAVVFNSVLKNIPVSATKSLTGHTLGAAGAVEACISLICLNEGKIPAVKNFITVDDKLNLVPALLTQKIDNSKAAISDSLAFGGCNAVLALGGKNYE from the coding sequence ATGAAAATAATTGTTTCGGGTTGCGGCTGCATTTGCGCTTTAGGAAATAATATAGTAGAAATTACTAAAAATTTATTTGTTGGAAACAGCGCGCCATCGATTGTTTGTGAAAGGCTTAAAAGTTCTTATTGCGCACAATATCCAGTGTTTCAGGTTTCAAAAGAAATTCTTGCTCAAAAGAAAGAAGACGAAAGTTACAGTTATTTATTTTTGAGAAAATCTTTGCAGGAAGCCATTGAAAAAGCCGGTTTGCAAATATCGGATTTAAAAAATGCAAGAATTGGCGTCTGTATCGGCACAACTGTAGATGTTTCTTTTAATTGTTTTGATTTTTATAAAGAATTGAAAACTGCAAAAAATCCACCGCTTGAACCTTTAGATAAATATATCCACTATTCTACTGCTAAAGAAGTTTTAAAACAACTCGGACTTAACGGAATTTCTCAGACGGTTGTAACTGCGTGCGCTTCCGGAACAGACGCAATTGGAATTGGCGCCGAGTGGATTGAAAATTCTATGTGTGATGTTGTTATAGCAGGCGGCTGCGATGAACTTAATATGATTCCTTATACGGGTTTTATAAAGCTTATGGTAGCTTCAAAAGAACTGTGTAAACCTTTTGATAAAAACAGAGCCGGAATCAATCTTGGCGAGGGTGCAGGTATTGTTATAATGGAATCCAGAGAGTTTGCGGCAAAAAGAAACGCTAAAAAAATAGGGGCAGTTTTAGGTTATGGCAATGCTTGCGACGGTTATCATACTACCTCTCCGGAACCTTCGGGCAGGGGGTTAAGAAAAGCATTGAATTTTGCTTTACGACAATCAAATATCAAATTTGAAAATATTGCTTTTATAAACGCTCATGCCACGGGCACTCAAGATAATGACATGGCGGAAGCTGTTGTTTTTAATTCAGTATTAAAAAATATTCCTGTTAGCGCGACAAAAAGCCTTACCGGTCATACCTTGGGCGCTGCCGGTGCGGTGGAAGCCTGCATATCTTTAATATGTTTAAATGAGGGCAAAATTCCAGCGGTTAAAAATTTTATAACTGTCGATGATAAATTAAATTTAGTTCCTGCTTTATTGACGCAAAAAATTGACAATTCAAAAGCTGCAATTTCAGATTCTTTGGCTTTCGGCGGATGTAATGCTGTATTGGCGCTTGGCGGAAAAAATTATGAGTAA
- a CDS encoding phosphopantetheine-binding protein, giving the protein MIPTSLDDIKKVLSANLDIEGIDLDSVNEDTPLFFGLGLDSLDAIELVIILRKNYDIVIENMDEGRNIFQTIGTLRKHIEANRKK; this is encoded by the coding sequence ATGATACCTACATCGTTAGACGATATTAAAAAAGTTTTAAGTGCAAACTTAGATATTGAGGGGATTGATTTAGATAGTGTAAATGAGGATACTCCTTTGTTTTTCGGACTTGGTTTAGACAGTTTGGACGCTATAGAACTTGTGATAATTTTGCGTAAAAATTATGATATTGTAATAGAGAATATGGATGAAGGAAGAAATATTTTCCAGACGATAGGAACATTGAGAAAACATATAGAAGCCAACAGAAAAAAATGA
- a CDS encoding lysophospholipid acyltransferase family protein, with translation MVQKWTGKSLGSRFFQNLLGIFIKYGGRWTAYFVLYPIVLFYTFLPSVRIKASFYLKHRFPNSGKISLWFKTYKLNFTFGKILIDRAVLGIRGDIKIISSKKDQQLCRDLVAQGKGLIIISAHCGCWQAAMSSFDFLEGEKYVVYHRSKKDVDKHAHELSGKQSLVQFIDPNGFGGGTIEIMSVLAKKGIVCMMGDRTFGGKIGKENFIKVDFLGGKINIPFSIYRIAGATGVPIAVIFFPYQGSGKVDSLIPAAFFVEDKGHARENYFQEAQKFIQSLEEFTKKYPYQFYNYYDMWS, from the coding sequence ATGGTTCAAAAGTGGACAGGTAAAAGTTTAGGCAGCAGATTTTTTCAAAACCTGCTTGGTATTTTTATAAAATATGGTGGAAGATGGACGGCATATTTTGTTTTGTACCCCATAGTTCTTTTTTATACGTTTTTACCTTCAGTGAGAATAAAGGCTTCTTTTTATTTAAAACACAGATTTCCAAACAGCGGTAAAATAAGCCTTTGGTTTAAAACTTATAAGTTAAATTTTACTTTCGGTAAAATTCTCATTGACAGAGCGGTTTTGGGCATAAGGGGGGATATAAAAATTATCTCTTCAAAAAAAGACCAGCAACTTTGCCGCGATTTAGTCGCGCAGGGCAAAGGATTAATAATTATTAGCGCTCATTGCGGTTGTTGGCAGGCGGCAATGTCTTCTTTTGATTTTTTAGAAGGAGAAAAATATGTTGTTTATCACAGAAGTAAAAAAGATGTTGATAAACACGCTCATGAGCTGTCAGGTAAACAATCTCTGGTTCAATTTATAGATCCAAACGGTTTTGGGGGCGGAACGATAGAGATTATGTCTGTACTTGCTAAAAAAGGTATAGTTTGTATGATGGGAGATAGAACTTTCGGCGGAAAAATAGGCAAAGAGAATTTTATAAAAGTAGATTTTCTCGGCGGTAAAATAAATATACCTTTTAGTATTTATAGAATTGCGGGCGCAACAGGCGTTCCTATTGCAGTAATTTTTTTCCCATATCAAGGAAGTGGAAAAGTAGATTCTTTAATACCTGCTGCGTTCTTTGTTGAAGATAAAGGTCACGCCCGTGAAAACTATTTTCAAGAAGCGCAAAAATTTATACAATCTCTTGAAGAGTTTACAAAAAAATACCCCTATCAGTTTTATAATTACTATGATATGTGGAGTTAA
- a CDS encoding glycosyltransferase — protein sequence MISTKFKLLVVIPLYNHSATVRKVAQETLLYYKDILIVDDGSSDDGVQTIKDMPINVIRFAKNKGKGAAILAGAQWAKDNKFTHIVTIDADGQHYASDIEKLIDAAQKHIHSIIIGKRNFADPLIPLASKFGRKFSGFWAKVQTSKQITDIQSGFRVYPVELFGKYKIFSKRFTFEVEIIVKAIWMGFSVQEVEVGVYYPQPSDRVSHFKFIKDNARLGVLNTYLTIRSMIPIAHRKYIEDEKGCLISVNPFKVVVEQMKREDNPFHLGISAAWGSFWGAIALPGIRNIFLFVGVGWFNLNRAVAFSVDKLAMPPFIPFICIEVGYFLRHGNFITEISWKIIGVQFFQRIWEWIIGSLIVAPIFALIVGSIVFFAGKILRKSLIYGSKVDR from the coding sequence ATGATATCAACAAAATTTAAACTATTAGTTGTAATACCGCTTTACAATCATAGTGCGACTGTTCGGAAAGTTGCGCAAGAAACGTTGCTGTATTACAAAGATATTTTAATTGTTGACGACGGCAGCTCTGATGACGGAGTTCAAACAATTAAAGATATGCCGATCAATGTCATAAGGTTTGCAAAAAATAAAGGTAAAGGTGCGGCTATTCTTGCTGGAGCGCAATGGGCAAAAGATAATAAATTTACACATATAGTTACCATAGATGCTGACGGGCAGCATTATGCTTCTGATATTGAAAAACTTATTGATGCTGCTCAAAAACATATACATTCTATTATCATAGGTAAAAGAAATTTTGCCGACCCATTAATTCCTTTGGCGTCAAAGTTCGGACGAAAATTTTCTGGTTTTTGGGCTAAGGTGCAAACAAGCAAACAAATAACAGACATACAAAGCGGGTTCAGAGTTTATCCTGTTGAACTTTTTGGTAAATACAAAATTTTTTCAAAAAGATTTACTTTTGAAGTTGAAATAATAGTAAAAGCTATTTGGATGGGGTTTAGCGTTCAAGAAGTTGAAGTTGGCGTTTATTATCCGCAGCCTTCCGACAGAGTGTCTCATTTTAAATTTATAAAAGATAATGCCAGACTTGGAGTTTTAAATACATACCTTACAATTCGTTCAATGATACCTATTGCGCACAGGAAGTATATTGAAGATGAAAAGGGCTGCCTGATTTCTGTAAATCCTTTTAAAGTGGTAGTGGAACAAATGAAAAGAGAAGACAATCCTTTTCATTTGGGAATTTCTGCCGCGTGGGGCTCTTTTTGGGGAGCAATTGCTCTGCCGGGCATAAGAAATATATTTTTATTCGTTGGCGTAGGTTGGTTTAATTTAAATAGAGCAGTGGCTTTCAGCGTTGATAAGCTTGCAATGCCACCGTTTATCCCTTTTATTTGCATTGAAGTCGGATATTTTTTACGTCATGGAAATTTTATTACTGAAATAAGTTGGAAAATAATAGGCGTGCAATTTTTTCAAAGAATTTGGGAATGGATTATAGGTTCATTAATCGTTGCTCCAATTTTTGCGCTTATTGTCGGCTCTATAGTGTTTTTTGCAGGTAAAATTTTAAGGAAGAGTCTTATATATGGTTCAAAAGTGGACAGGTAA
- a CDS encoding lipid biosynthesis B12-binding/radical SAM protein yields MAKILLISANTYVYPYPVYPIGMAAISAALKKNNHTVLQYDCLFPNKSLRETIAEFNPNIVGISVRNIDNEDYLAADNHWSCDVVKNLIREIKSVNNIPVFLGGAGFSVVAEKFLDYANADFGIVGAGEKSVQVLVSNILSGENIKENIFSSQGFDSALEPDIDKNLLQKYMRSGGLLGVLTKRGCAYKCGYCSYPSIDGRKFAAFEVKTIVGYIKKLQQEMGVNEIFFTDSVFNDSCGYACDLCREIISQNVKIKFAAYFNPANVSFEDLKLFKEAGLFAVELGTDAACDTTLNALKKTFKFDDVLKFQSMCDDLRLPCSHFIIFGGPDETYGTIQESLDNIKKINNGVVMVFSGVRVHYNTEIYNRALKEGKLTKDTNLLKPYYYFSDKINISKMNDMILQSFKGNRKRIFPPEKGEEMMRTLRGFGYKGLLWDTLIKF; encoded by the coding sequence ATGGCGAAAATTTTGTTGATATCTGCCAATACATACGTTTATCCATATCCTGTTTACCCTATCGGAATGGCGGCGATAAGCGCGGCACTTAAAAAAAATAACCATACGGTTTTACAATATGATTGCCTGTTTCCGAATAAATCTCTTAGGGAAACAATAGCGGAATTTAACCCGAATATTGTCGGTATATCTGTCAGAAATATAGATAATGAAGATTATTTAGCTGCAGATAACCATTGGTCGTGTGATGTTGTTAAAAATTTAATCAGGGAAATAAAAAGTGTTAATAATATACCTGTTTTTCTTGGAGGAGCCGGTTTTTCTGTTGTGGCTGAAAAATTTTTAGATTATGCAAATGCCGATTTTGGGATAGTTGGAGCAGGGGAAAAATCTGTTCAGGTTTTAGTAAGCAATATTTTATCAGGTGAAAATATAAAAGAAAATATATTTTCTTCACAAGGTTTTGATTCGGCACTTGAACCGGATATAGACAAAAATCTATTACAAAAATATATGCGTTCAGGCGGGCTTCTTGGTGTTCTTACAAAACGCGGTTGTGCATATAAATGCGGATACTGTTCCTATCCGTCAATTGACGGCAGAAAATTTGCTGCGTTTGAAGTTAAAACTATTGTTGGCTACATAAAAAAATTACAACAAGAAATGGGTGTAAATGAAATCTTTTTTACGGATTCTGTTTTTAACGATTCTTGCGGGTATGCGTGCGATTTGTGCAGAGAGATTATCAGTCAAAATGTGAAAATTAAATTTGCGGCATATTTTAATCCGGCTAATGTTTCATTTGAAGACTTAAAACTTTTTAAAGAAGCTGGGCTTTTTGCCGTTGAACTTGGAACGGATGCAGCATGTGATACAACTTTGAATGCTTTAAAAAAAACATTTAAATTTGATGATGTTTTAAAATTTCAAAGTATGTGCGATGATTTAAGGCTTCCATGCTCGCATTTCATTATCTTTGGTGGACCTGATGAAACATACGGCACTATACAAGAAAGCCTTGACAATATTAAAAAAATTAACAATGGCGTTGTAATGGTTTTTTCAGGCGTGAGGGTGCACTATAATACTGAAATTTATAATCGCGCTCTTAAAGAAGGAAAGTTGACGAAAGATACAAATCTGCTAAAACCATATTATTATTTTTCAGATAAAATTAATATTTCCAAAATGAACGATATGATATTGCAATCTTTTAAAGGTAATAGAAAAAGAATATTCCCACCTGAAAAAGGAGAAGAGATGATGAGAACTCTCAGGGGGTTCGGATACAAAGGACTTTTGTGGGATACTCTTATAAAATTTTAA
- a CDS encoding acyl-CoA thioesterase, with translation MIQKSYFKQNPQDPKPLKYTIERQVRFDELDPLNIMWHGNYASFFEEGRVTLGDKYSIGYLDFFNHGINIPLKKFHVDYVLPLEFKQTYKIETLLYWNEAARLDFEFHIYNQKDELMTTGYSIHLMIDNVKGILVAKPAFFEKFCENWKKGQI, from the coding sequence ATGATTCAAAAATCTTATTTTAAACAAAATCCACAAGACCCTAAACCTTTAAAATATACCATTGAGCGTCAAGTTCGCTTTGATGAATTAGACCCGCTAAATATTATGTGGCATGGAAACTATGCAAGCTTTTTTGAAGAGGGGCGCGTAACGTTGGGAGATAAGTATTCTATAGGTTACCTTGATTTCTTTAATCATGGAATAAATATCCCATTGAAAAAGTTTCATGTAGATTATGTTTTACCGCTTGAATTCAAGCAAACATATAAGATAGAAACGTTGCTATATTGGAATGAAGCGGCAAGGTTAGATTTTGAATTCCATATTTATAATCAAAAAGATGAACTTATGACTACAGGTTATAGTATTCATTTGATGATAGACAACGTTAAGGGAATACTTGTTGCAAAACCTGCTTTTTTTGAGAAATTTTGCGAGAATTGGAAAAAAGGTCAAATCTAA
- a CDS encoding MMPL family transporter — protein sequence MLPDSLSKEIKLFQNSPLANKLFIVVSADTSQGIQQTVDTVSSILLNDETLSLKVVNTDKDFMLAYYYGVPEIFNEDLENQLNCFLTTTDISKRVEDNIKRLCFAEGIFLQDFIIVDPIGMFSIFADRLKILDVSGSLEINNGFLISKDSKHALFVFDYPKNFLDGNYALKIDEIFKTIKKDLPENTSVFYMGAPRYTVENRSVIVSDMSKIFAISTALMIALFLVFLRDKKAIFIYVMPAVTIIFAAVITFFTFKTISGITIGFGSVLMGLSVDYSVYMYFAMKSSTEENKFANAKKMFKPIFISAMTSIFTFMILFFSNIGVFRQIALFCAGGLLIAMALSFLTAAFIFDVKKEELSKKEELKQINVAVTLKPYVAWIIVFVIFSAGIVGFKFVQFDISLQSLNTVTKNFENDRKEFEELIGGAYDNNAMVFVLGKDKEEVLENNEKLFQINSGHLKLAELFPSQKTKANNVKRWKNFWTAQKIADIKKAINKMSIKYAIKPDAFDNFYNYLNTGQFGEHERFDMYEIFNPIIQTGEEYAFVNIVPAQAQINNNDNIETVMISNEVLQKKIVSDISSSFFVIVISLIIFSFVALVAMLKSFKLALLSLLPPLCSICIFFAMAALLSIKINLFGLFAMPLLLGLGIDYGLFVIFQNTAATELHPTKAVVIAAFSTLIGFGSLMAAQHKVLFIIGFMVFTGILTAILVSIFILPAFLKNIKKNSLALLAVFILFSGCASISKVHYNIEPEQNETQSLSIEMFYGVYEDSLPFNALTVTERDGNRVVIMSDLGVKLLDMKVKNNGETDIYFYMSHMPKNNIEEIASFFTEYFFDGEKKNIEELNGRINFYNGKNSVLWMNKI from the coding sequence ATGCTTCCGGATTCTTTGTCAAAGGAAATAAAACTTTTCCAAAACTCTCCTTTAGCAAATAAACTTTTCATTGTTGTAAGCGCTGATACTTCTCAAGGCATTCAACAAACGGTAGATACTGTTTCTTCAATTCTTTTAAACGATGAGACTTTGTCATTGAAAGTGGTCAATACCGATAAAGATTTCATGCTTGCTTATTATTACGGCGTTCCTGAAATTTTTAATGAAGATTTAGAAAATCAGTTAAATTGTTTTTTAACGACGACCGATATATCAAAAAGAGTTGAGGATAATATAAAAAGATTGTGTTTTGCAGAAGGAATTTTTCTGCAAGATTTCATTATTGTAGATCCTATAGGAATGTTTTCAATATTTGCCGACAGGCTTAAAATCTTAGACGTTTCCGGTTCGCTTGAAATAAATAACGGATTTCTTATCTCTAAAGATTCAAAACATGCACTTTTTGTTTTTGACTACCCTAAAAATTTTCTTGACGGAAACTATGCTTTAAAAATAGACGAAATTTTTAAAACGATAAAAAAAGACCTGCCTGAAAACACTTCAGTTTTTTATATGGGTGCTCCGCGTTATACCGTGGAAAATCGCTCGGTAATAGTTTCCGATATGTCTAAAATATTCGCTATATCGACAGCTCTTATGATTGCGTTGTTTTTGGTTTTTTTAAGAGATAAAAAAGCGATTTTCATTTATGTTATGCCGGCTGTAACCATTATATTTGCCGCAGTGATAACATTCTTTACTTTTAAAACTATCTCCGGAATTACAATAGGTTTTGGTTCTGTTTTAATGGGATTATCTGTGGATTATTCCGTATATATGTATTTTGCAATGAAATCTTCTACTGAAGAAAATAAATTTGCAAACGCAAAAAAAATGTTCAAGCCTATATTTATAAGCGCAATGACGTCTATATTTACTTTTATGATTTTATTTTTTTCAAATATAGGAGTCTTTAGACAAATTGCATTGTTTTGCGCAGGAGGACTTCTTATCGCCATGGCGCTGTCGTTTTTAACTGCGGCTTTTATTTTTGATGTTAAGAAAGAAGAGTTAAGTAAGAAAGAAGAGTTAAAGCAAATTAATGTTGCTGTAACTTTAAAACCTTATGTCGCATGGATTATAGTATTTGTAATTTTTTCTGCCGGCATTGTAGGTTTTAAATTTGTCCAGTTTGATATTTCATTGCAATCTCTAAATACAGTTACGAAAAATTTTGAAAATGACAGGAAAGAGTTTGAAGAACTTATAGGCGGGGCGTATGATAATAATGCAATGGTTTTTGTTTTGGGAAAAGATAAAGAAGAAGTTCTTGAAAACAATGAAAAGCTTTTTCAGATAAATTCCGGACATCTTAAACTTGCCGAATTGTTTCCTTCTCAAAAAACAAAAGCCAATAATGTGAAACGTTGGAAAAATTTTTGGACTGCGCAAAAGATTGCAGATATAAAAAAAGCAATAAACAAAATGTCAATAAAATATGCAATTAAACCCGATGCTTTTGATAATTTTTACAATTATTTAAATACAGGTCAATTTGGTGAGCATGAACGTTTTGATATGTATGAAATATTTAACCCTATAATACAAACAGGGGAAGAATACGCTTTTGTAAATATTGTGCCTGCACAGGCGCAAATAAACAATAATGATAATATTGAAACAGTGATGATATCAAATGAAGTTCTGCAAAAAAAAATAGTTTCGGATATTTCTTCGAGTTTTTTTGTAATAGTAATTTCTTTGATAATATTTTCTTTTGTAGCTTTGGTTGCAATGCTTAAAAGTTTTAAATTGGCGCTACTTTCACTTTTACCTCCGCTGTGTTCAATATGCATTTTTTTTGCTATGGCGGCGCTGCTTAGTATAAAAATTAATTTATTCGGGCTTTTTGCAATGCCTCTTCTTTTGGGGCTCGGAATAGATTATGGCTTATTTGTAATTTTCCAAAATACAGCGGCGACAGAACTTCATCCAACAAAAGCGGTTGTTATTGCGGCGTTTTCAACACTTATCGGTTTTGGTTCACTCATGGCGGCGCAACATAAGGTTTTATTTATTATAGGTTTTATGGTTTTTACTGGCATTCTTACTGCAATTTTAGTAAGTATTTTTATTCTGCCTGCTTTCTTAAAAAATATAAAAAAAAATTCTTTAGCACTCCTTGCGGTCTTTATATTATTTTCGGGCTGTGCTTCTATAAGCAAAGTTCATTACAATATTGAACCTGAACAAAATGAAACACAATCCTTATCAATTGAAATGTTTTACGGCGTTTACGAAGACAGCTTGCCATTTAACGCCTTAACTGTAACAGAGCGAGATGGAAATAGAGTTGTAATAATGAGCGATTTAGGCGTCAAGTTGTTGGATATGAAAGTAAAAAATAACGGAGAAACGGATATATATTTTTATATGAGCCATATGCCAAAAAATAATATTGAAGAAATTGCTTCTTTTTTTACAGAGTATTTTTTTGACGGCGAAAAGAAAAATATAGAAGAATTAAACGGAAGAATTAATTTCTACAACGGAAAAAATTCTGTTTTATGGATGAATAAAATATGA
- a CDS encoding outer membrane lipoprotein carrier protein LolA, with translation MAIKKISLCVLFLFFFMVFSYAGNIDDIFKDFSSVQTIASSFTMEKYLSISQKPFISSGKFYFKNPDFLKWQYFAPFEYGFMIDGNKTFSWQYNNNGKREVKDISNQPMAKAMVSQLYVFIVMDKDSISKTYKIEESEGGIVLYPKDNSTKQMIENIKIIFSSSIAAVRKVVILNRNGDKTIITFSGTEINKDLPENVRVI, from the coding sequence ATGGCGATAAAAAAAATTTCTTTATGCGTACTGTTTTTGTTCTTTTTCATGGTTTTTTCGTATGCCGGCAACATAGATGACATTTTTAAAGATTTTTCCTCAGTCCAAACCATTGCAAGTAGTTTTACAATGGAAAAATATCTTTCAATTTCTCAAAAACCTTTTATAAGTTCAGGGAAATTCTATTTTAAAAATCCGGATTTCTTAAAGTGGCAATATTTTGCGCCTTTTGAATACGGTTTTATGATTGACGGTAACAAAACTTTCTCATGGCAGTATAACAACAATGGCAAAAGAGAAGTTAAAGATATAAGCAATCAGCCTATGGCAAAGGCTATGGTTAGCCAGTTATATGTTTTTATTGTAATGGATAAAGATTCAATTTCAAAAACATACAAAATTGAAGAGAGTGAAGGCGGTATAGTTTTATATCCTAAAGACAACTCAACAAAACAAATGATTGAAAATATAAAAATAATATTTTCAAGTTCAATTGCAGCCGTGAGGAAAGTAGTTATTTTAAATAGAAACGGAGATAAAACGATTATCACTTTCTCTGGAACGGAAATAAACAAGGATTTGCCTGAAAATGTGCGAGTCATTTAA
- a CDS encoding DUF4823 domain-containing protein produces the protein MKKITMSVLSIFCFIAFIVGCTTTATNKDVIQTGVVKIQKNKVIYVIKSDDGSFDGKVYNGSGVAITNMFSVNLRPYASNVIIASSKNSWQEYVSDAKKNNAYYIIKPTIMHWEPRAAAWSGVPTRSEINVSVYDVAAAKEVINRTIAIKGRAMTFSNQSAEKLSDGIIKKFCEDIF, from the coding sequence GTGAAAAAAATAACAATGTCGGTATTGAGCATTTTTTGCTTTATTGCGTTTATTGTCGGATGTACTACGACAGCAACGAATAAAGATGTTATACAAACGGGAGTAGTGAAAATACAAAAAAATAAAGTGATTTATGTAATAAAAAGCGATGATGGTTCTTTTGATGGGAAAGTATACAATGGCTCCGGCGTAGCTATTACGAATATGTTTTCAGTTAATTTAAGACCTTATGCTTCAAATGTAATAATTGCTTCTTCAAAAAATTCATGGCAGGAGTATGTTAGCGATGCAAAAAAGAATAACGCCTACTATATCATTAAACCTACTATAATGCATTGGGAGCCAAGAGCGGCAGCGTGGTCAGGTGTTCCAACAAGAAGCGAAATTAATGTGTCTGTTTATGATGTTGCAGCTGCAAAAGAAGTAATAAATAGAACTATTGCGATTAAAGGACGCGCAATGACATTTTCAAATCAAAGCGCAGAAAAATTATCTGATGGCATTATTAAAAAATTTTGCGAGGATATTTTTTAG
- a CDS encoding lysophospholipid acyltransferase family protein, producing MSDFLKKLYAFPFVAAVYVWLSLSGFFVYPFFLITGFKEAQLRNFIYVQGSVVQLAILFVSVFNKKITKKRLIERPSILVANHPCTYDTFLFSDFGIKNLVCIAKGWPFRIPFYGTYIAKGGYINSDGKTAEQIIEEVRKKLSQGLHIGIFPEGTRRKTTGRFHSLAFEAAIKTKTPVVPFVIKGLEELLPPGSYFPKKADVEYIQLDSVSPKQFEGDAGGLKMARYVKKLIVSQLK from the coding sequence ATGTCTGATTTTCTTAAAAAATTATACGCATTTCCATTTGTTGCCGCAGTGTATGTATGGCTTTCGCTTTCGGGCTTTTTTGTTTATCCGTTTTTTTTGATAACAGGCTTTAAAGAAGCGCAGCTTAGAAATTTTATTTATGTTCAGGGTAGTGTTGTCCAACTTGCAATTTTATTTGTTAGCGTATTCAATAAAAAGATAACGAAGAAACGTTTAATTGAACGCCCGTCAATTCTTGTGGCAAATCATCCCTGCACTTATGATACGTTTTTGTTTTCTGATTTTGGGATTAAAAATCTTGTCTGCATAGCAAAAGGTTGGCCGTTTAGAATTCCATTTTACGGAACATATATAGCAAAAGGAGGATATATAAACTCGGATGGTAAAACGGCGGAACAGATAATAGAAGAAGTCAGGAAAAAATTATCGCAAGGGCTTCACATAGGCATTTTTCCCGAAGGGACAAGAAGAAAAACTACAGGACGTTTCCACTCGCTTGCTTTTGAAGCGGCAATTAAAACAAAAACGCCGGTTGTGCCATTTGTAATTAAAGGATTAGAGGAGCTTCTTCCTCCTGGTTCATATTTTCCAAAAAAAGCCGATGTTGAGTATATTCAACTAGATTCGGTTTCACCAAAACAATTTGAAGGCGATGCCGGAGGTTTAAAAATGGCGCGCTATGTTAAAAAGTTGATAGTAAGCCAATTAAAATAG
- a CDS encoding acyl carrier protein, translating to MIKEEIIRKVNDALIKEFELDPAVMKPDANFFADLGLDSLDAVDMVVVLEQAFKVKMRTNYEIGKIITLNDLYNYIEGLMKKNV from the coding sequence ATGATAAAAGAAGAAATTATTAGAAAGGTCAACGATGCGCTAATTAAAGAGTTTGAACTTGATCCGGCTGTAATGAAACCTGATGCAAATTTCTTTGCTGATTTAGGTTTAGACAGCCTTGATGCGGTTGATATGGTTGTTGTTTTGGAGCAGGCATTCAAAGTAAAAATGAGAACTAATTACGAAATTGGCAAAATTATAACGCTTAACGATCTCTATAACTATATAGAAGGGTTAATGAAAAAGAATGTCTGA